A window of Phaseolus vulgaris cultivar G19833 chromosome 4, P. vulgaris v2.0, whole genome shotgun sequence genomic DNA:
tattttattgttatttttctagggtttaaattttaagaaagaaagtaacataataaaataacaatcaCATCACTCAggtaaaagaaaattttaacttttgaaaatattttttgagtAATAGACAACgaaatttaacaaaaattaaaattactgaAGTTTATTAAGAAGCAGAAACTTGAtctttttcaataataaaatagataTATTCAACAAAACCCAATATCATTTAACAAATATTATAGCAATTAAAGagattatttataatattgtaCTAATGTTAGAGGTACAAAATTAATGAGTAAACGAGTAAACCTCGGCTTTggtttttaaaataagtaaatacgTTAACTTATGCAGGATAGCTCATTGTATTAATCTTACGTACCAGCATTAAAGCCTTTATGGTTCTTTTATCAATGTGGAATCCCAAGGAGTTTGTCTCTTGGATCCTCAGCAAAATGTCCACCAAATCATTCTGCTCTTCATTATCAGCACCATGCACATCATGTCCTCTCCTACTTACATGCTCATCAAGAACTTGATCAAAAAATTCATCAAGCTGTTTAGCCACTCTCTTTGCCCTACCATACATTCCATTAACTGTTCCCAACCAATCAAGCCAAGGTATGTAGTCCCCTATAACTGAAGCACTCAACAGCTCCATCATCTCATCCATTGGCTCCCGAAGCTTACTCCCTCCTTCTCCACTGTATCTCCTTCCGAGAGCAGCTCTACACACTATGTCATTTGCGACTGTAGTAAATAAATCAGTTAAATTCACAGGCATCGAAGAAGAACAACACTGCTTAATCTTATCCATCATTGCGGAGATTTCCTCTTCTCTCACTACACCAAAGGATTGAACCTTTTTTGCACTGAGAAGATGCAAGACAGAAATACTCCTTATCTGCCTCCAGTAGTTGCCATATGGAGCAGTTGCCACATCTTTGGAATCATACAACAAGATATCGAACATCTTACGATGTGGTCTGTTGGAAAAAACAAGGTCGTGTGTTTTCATAACCTCACGAGCTGCCTCAGCTGTGGAAACCACAAGAACTGGCACCCTTCCAAAGTGAAGTAACATTAAAGGGCCATAGGTTTGAGCAAAGGATTGGAGATTGCGATGAGTGAGGGCGCCAAGTTGGTGGAGATTTCCTATTATTGGAAGCTTTGGAGGAGATGGTGGTGAGATTTTTTTGCTCCTTGCAGAATTGAAATTGTGATTACATTTGGATAAAAGATTGATGAGAGTAGGTAAAAAGAAGATGATTAAGGTAGCGATTGGGAGGAAAAACCAGCATGAAGAGTTTTCATGCAGAGAAGTGAACATTGTGTCGtgtgttttctttaatttgCTGTATAATTAATTAGCAATGCAGAACGAGGTATTTATAATGTTTGTAAGCTAGGTGTATTTGTATACGtttcttagatttttttttttttcaaatacagTACGTATGTAGTTTCCGTTCCAAGATATATTTAGAGATTACGTGAATGATTTGAAAGTAGGAAAATGATACCTCTTAACACCACAGTTCATTAAATATATATCTACctaacaactaattttttaataaaatattatataataaaaaaataataatcatatatgAATGTAGTAGAATGGTTCTAGATAGTTAAAAGCTCTTAAATTCAATTTTGCTAGAActctgttttttattcttttttttagtaatatctTTTGCAACAATATCTAttcaatccttttttttttctcaattgttttagtttatataatCATAATCTTTTCCATTTATTCGATGTTCTATAATTTCCTGACCAGAAAGTAAAACATAAATActtattaagtttaattttctTGACATGTTTGAAGaactagaaaaagaaaaagaattagAGAACAATGGCAATAAATAGATAAAGGTAAAACTTCCAACCATTTGCCACTAAATTAACAATACAAGtttctttaataatatatacaaGTTGTTTCGTTTGTTCAAAAGCCCTAAATATTGGAACCAAGACTTTTCTATAATTGCAAAGTTTACTAAAATCACAATGATTGTAAATTTTATCTACGATTCATTTGACCACATAATAAGATACGTGTTACTTCTTGCAAACCTCCACTTTATCATTTTGTATtgttttgctgataaaaaaaaataaaaatcattttgtaTTGTTTTTAAGCTTTGACTATGCTATGCATGAACTTTCAGCTATTCAGCCTAATCATCTTATGATAGTGATCTGATTTGATATTATAAATGTCAACGAGCCAATTTTTTTctccaaaataaattatttcactgacttttaaacttaaaactgaaaaattgtttataaaGATTATAATCAaattctatttataatttttcacaTGTCTAATAGAAAGATGCCTTTTAAACTCATCATCAAatactaaatttaaattaacttttgTTCTCGAACGGGTTAGGACTAAGAGAATTATTACCTTTCTCTTTGGTTGGTCGGTCGCTTTCTACTTCTTCCCTTCACTGAATGTCttccttctcttcttcattgtccccttccttgtaaatttcaagTCCGGATGGTAAGTACAAAAGGCACTCCAATATTTCAGTGAGATCTTAGTATTCGGTGTTCGGTGTAATTAATGCGTGATGATGACGTACCTTTTTATCGAAATCTAtgactatttatatgattatcatggGTCTTTTGTTATTGGGTCGGATTAGGGTTTTGAATCATAATTAAGAGTGTATTACCTAATGCTTAATCGCTGTTTGATCTTGTTCATCTTCTGTTTGTCTTAATGAATCTGATCGTGTCGGTCGGCTCTAGTCGGATGTTGAGACCTCCATCTATCATTCGGATCCAATCGGTACAACTTTTGTTACAAATTAAATACACTAAaagaaaatgattaaataaaatcaatttttgagacaaaatataattagttgctatattgattaaattagatattattttagagattaaaaaaattattgatatctaaatttgtttttattattgataaatagtttctaaattggtatctacactacaataaaaaattgttttaacagagGTTTAATTTTACATTACCAAAGGTTAAAACCTTCGTTAAGTCATTTATCCTAGGTTGCAGTTCCTACGCTAAATCATCTATGGGGAACGTGTTACCTGGGGTGTTTTAAAACCCCTAAAAAAATCAGTATTAACCTTAGTTAAATACAATTGGTTTaagaacctccataaaataccatgggtttgaGAACCTCCgtaaataccatgggtttcatagcctctttaaaatattatggGTTTCACAACCTTTATAAAATACTATGGGTTTTAAAACCTTCgtaaaatagtaaaagtttcagaacctccgtaaaatatcatGAGTTTTAAAACCTCTATAAAATATCATAGGTTTCACAACTATAAACATTCATGTGCTTTATGTATTTTTTGAATCATTTATCATTTAAGCATTTACGTGCTTTTTAaccaaaattaataattttttcgtGCAATACTTGTTCCAATTCTCACAACCTCTAAACTAATATGAGTTTCAGAACTTCCTTAAAATAGCATAGGTTTCACAACTATAAATATTCATGTACTTCCTgtgttttttttacttatttatcatttaaacattcaagtgtttttttaaccaaaattaattacatttattgtatttatttatgttttaaagtACTTTCTTAATGACATTAAAATGttttaagttataaaaaaatattttttatccacttatattattatttcgTGCAATTCTTGTTCCAATTTTTACGacctttat
This region includes:
- the LOC137837656 gene encoding cytochrome P450 736A117-like, yielding MFTSLHENSSCWFFLPIATLIIFFLPTLINLLSKCNHNFNSARSKKISPPSPPKLPIIGNLHQLGALTHRNLQSFAQTYGPLMLLHFGRVPVLVVSTAEAAREVMKTHDLVFSNRPHRKMFDILLYDSKDVATAPYGNYWRQIRSISVLHLLSAKKVQSFGVVREEEISAMMDKIKQCCSSSMPVNLTDLFTTVANDIVCRAALGRRYSGEGGSKLREPMDEMMELLSASVIGDYIPWLDWLGTVNGMYGRAKRVAKQLDEFFDQVLDEHVSRRGHDVHGADNEEQNDLVDILLRIQETNSLGFHIDKRTIKALMLDMFSAGTETSSTILGWIMTELLRHPTVMQKLKGEIRNVVSGRSRITEEDLTSMHYMKAVIKETFRLYPPAPLLLPRESMEDAKVMDYDISTGTQVIVNAWAIARDPSYWDKPEQFEPERFLNSSIDVKGHDFEVIPFGAGRRGCPGIMFAMNVIELVLANLVLQFNWEVPSGEVGQQTLNMTETNGLTSHRKFPLIAIASYHA